A stretch of Hoplias malabaricus isolate fHopMal1 chromosome 10, fHopMal1.hap1, whole genome shotgun sequence DNA encodes these proteins:
- the rps27.2 gene encoding 40S ribosomal protein S27.2, translated as MPLAKDLLHPTPEEEKRRHKKKRLVQSPNSYFMDVKCPGCYKITTVFSHAQTVVLCVGCSTVLCQPTGGKARLTEGCSFRRKQH; from the exons ATGCCT CTCGCTAAAGACTTGCTGCACCCTACtccagaggaggagaagaggaggcACAAGAAAAAGCGGCTTGTACAGAGCCCAAACTCTTATTTCATGGATGTGAAGTGCCCAG GCTGCTATAAGATCACTACAGTGTTCAGCCATGCACAGACGGTGGTGCTGTGTGTAGGATGTTCCACAGTGCTGTGCCAGCCCACTGGAGGAAAAGCACGACTTACGGAAG GGTGCTCATTCAGGAGAAAACAACACTAG
- the rab13 gene encoding ras-related protein Rab-13 has protein sequence MAKKYDFLFKLLLIGDSGVGKTCLIIRFAEDNFNSTYISTIGIDFKVKTIEVEGKKVKLQVWDTAGQERFKTITTAYYRGAMGIILVYDITDEKSFENIQNWMKSIKENASSGVSRMLLGNKCDIEAKRKVSKEMGEKLAKDHGIRFFETSAKSSINVEESFAALACDILQKSNKKPGSTAREVRVTNTTPEKKSSKCLLL, from the exons ATGGCAAAGAAATACGACTTCCTCTTCAAGTTGCTGCTCATTGGAGACAGTGGAGTTGGCAAAACGTGTCTCATCATACGTTTCGCTGAAGATAACTTCAATTCCACGTACATATCTACCATTG GTATCGACTTTAAAGTGAAGACCATTGAGGTTGAAGGGAAGAAAGTCAAGCTACAAGTCTG GGACACAGCAGGACAAGAACGGTTTAAGACCATCACTACTGCGTACTACAGAGGAGCTATG GGCATCATCCTTGTGTATGACATCACTGATGAGAAATCCTTTGAGAATATTCAGAACTGGATGAAGAGCATCAAAGAG AATGCATCATCTGGAGTGAGTCGGATGTTGCTGGGAAACAAGTGTGACATAGAAGCCAAGAGAAAGGTGTCGAAGGAAATGGGTGAAAAG CTCGCAAAGGACCATGGGATTCGATTCTTTGAAACGAGTGCAAAGTCAAGCATCAATGTTGAAGAG TCCTTTGCTGCTCTGGCCTGTGATATTTTGCAGAAATCGAACAAAAAGCCG GGTTCAACAGCCCGCGAGGTCAGAGTCACCAACACAACCCCAGAGAAAAAGTCCTCCAAGTGTCTTCTGCTTTAG